From one Amycolatopsis sp. FDAARGOS 1241 genomic stretch:
- a CDS encoding TetR/AcrR family transcriptional regulator, translating to MGRTRPGDAGAKVLKAASTLFYRDGIHAVGVDAVAAEAGVTKAALYGNFGSKSRLVVAYLRERDRRWQEQIDAITAEHDEPRERVLAVFDAYEAWLSRDGYRGCAFLNATSEFPDPADPVREVVRHHKTALHGYLDTQLKRLGADRADELMLLLEGAAVRSVVSQDAQPFRVAKRLAETLLP from the coding sequence GTGGGAAGGACCCGCCCAGGCGACGCCGGAGCGAAGGTGCTCAAAGCGGCGTCGACGCTGTTCTACCGCGACGGCATCCACGCCGTGGGCGTCGACGCGGTGGCGGCCGAGGCGGGCGTGACGAAGGCCGCGCTGTACGGCAACTTCGGCTCGAAGAGCCGCCTGGTCGTCGCTTACCTGCGCGAGCGCGACCGGCGGTGGCAGGAGCAGATCGACGCCATCACGGCCGAGCACGACGAGCCACGCGAGCGCGTGCTGGCGGTGTTCGACGCGTACGAAGCATGGCTGTCCCGCGACGGGTACCGCGGCTGCGCGTTCCTCAACGCGACCTCGGAATTCCCCGATCCCGCGGACCCGGTCCGGGAAGTGGTCCGCCACCACAAGACCGCACTGCACGGCTACCTGGACACTCAGCTCAAGCGCCTCGGCGCGGACCGCGCTGACGAGCTGATGCTCCTGCTGGAGGGCGCAGCCGTCAGGTCGGTGGTTTCGCAGGACGCCCAGCCCTTCCGGGTGGCGAAGCGGCTCGCGGAGACCCTGCTTCCCTGA
- a CDS encoding IclR family transcriptional regulator C-terminal domain-containing protein, giving the protein MSAPVRNAAGQAVAAHSISTTPMRFERRRARLVESVVEAAATVQERIALLTAS; this is encoded by the coding sequence GTGTCAGCGCCCGTCAGGAACGCCGCCGGCCAGGCCGTCGCGGCGCACAGCATCTCGACGACCCCGATGCGCTTCGAGCGCCGTCGCGCGCGGCTGGTGGAGTCCGTTGTGGAGGCTGCCGCCACTGTGCAGGAGCGCATTGCGCTGCTGACCGCGAGCTGA
- a CDS encoding oxidoreductase yields the protein MGMTNDTPGRVWLISGCSSGFGRELVRAALAAGDQVMATARRPETLADLAQAGGDRISTAAMDVTDPASIRAAVDATLAVFGRIDVLVNNAGISVIGAVEETSVEHLRSMFDVNYFGAVELTQAVLPVMREQGSGTIVVMSSLGGVMTFPGLSGYNATKHALVALGEALSIELSPLGIRVVVVEPGMFRTQFSTSLQWTPENPAYDATSGELRRMVKSVVGQEPNDPAKGAAAILEVLDAENPPLHFLLGEDALEGLRNHHEAVLADAGAWEELSRSTTAS from the coding sequence ATGGGAATGACGAACGACACACCGGGCCGCGTCTGGCTGATCTCGGGCTGCTCGAGCGGCTTCGGCCGGGAGCTCGTGCGGGCCGCACTGGCCGCCGGTGACCAGGTGATGGCCACCGCGCGCCGCCCGGAGACCCTCGCCGACCTCGCGCAGGCGGGCGGCGACCGGATCAGCACCGCGGCGATGGACGTCACCGACCCCGCATCCATCCGCGCCGCGGTGGACGCGACGCTGGCCGTGTTCGGCCGCATCGACGTTCTGGTGAACAACGCCGGGATCAGCGTCATCGGTGCTGTCGAGGAAACCTCGGTCGAACACCTGCGCAGCATGTTCGACGTCAACTACTTCGGTGCGGTGGAACTGACCCAGGCCGTCCTCCCCGTGATGCGCGAGCAGGGGAGCGGGACGATCGTGGTGATGAGCTCGCTCGGCGGCGTGATGACCTTCCCGGGCCTGAGCGGCTACAACGCCACCAAGCACGCGCTCGTGGCACTGGGTGAGGCGCTGTCGATCGAGCTTTCCCCGCTGGGCATCCGGGTCGTGGTGGTGGAGCCGGGGATGTTCCGCACCCAGTTCAGCACGAGTCTGCAGTGGACCCCGGAGAACCCGGCCTACGACGCGACCTCGGGCGAGCTGCGGCGGATGGTCAAGAGCGTGGTGGGGCAGGAGCCGAACGACCCCGCGAAGGGCGCCGCGGCGATCCTCGAGGTGCTCGACGCCGAGAACCCGCCGCTGCACTTCCTCCTCGGCGAAGACGCGCTCGAGGGGCTGCGCAACCACCACGAAGCCGTGCTCGCCGACGCCGGCGCCTGGGAGGAGCTCAGCCGTTCGACCACGGCTTCCTGA
- a CDS encoding xanthine dehydrogenase family protein molybdopterin-binding subunit has translation MTTTPALPFIGTGLSRVDGPRKVSGQAPYSSDFSAPGQAHAALVQSTIAAGRITAIDTAAAESAPGVVKVFTHLNVPALVRGPMTPLGTSPPAPLQDDRVLHHGQHVALAVAETREQATAATALVRVEYAAEKPILDPDDPRAVTVDNPWGLDHERGDLDAGLAAAHVTVETEYTTSDNTNNPLGLFATLAEWDGDRLTVHDSTQWPSMVRETLAAVFGVPEESVRVLSPFVGGGFGAGLRAWPHVILAVLAARELGRPVKLVLTRPQMFTSVGHRPRGAQWVRLGASADGRLLALEHRSRSLLAAEDDDYEPFAAGSAVAYACPNVRTTDQQVRANLPAPVSMRAPAEAQGNFALESAMDELAVALRMDPVDLRLRNYAEVHPGLDLPWSEKSLRDCYTVGAERFGWSRRAAEPRSSRDGHWLVGQGMAGVSYPWYQAPCRARATVTADERATVSSAAIDIGTGTYTVMTQLAAELLGLPADRVRFDLGDTDLPKAPQAGGSGLTGALGSAVHDACARLRAAVLDLVRDDAASPLRGRDPADVVAADGRIHLRDEPGRGESYAAVLARHGLPELTAEGSSTPADPRRLGMAPAGAFGAHFAEVRVDEDLGLIRVTRVVSVVDGGRILNEKTATSQIIGGVIGAIGMALFEDTITDPTTGRIANATFGDYLVPVHADIPDIDVTFVGEPDRMNPIGTKGVGEVGLVGVAAAVANAVHHATGIRVRSLPITLDALL, from the coding sequence ATGACCACCACCCCAGCACTGCCGTTCATCGGCACCGGACTGAGCCGCGTCGACGGGCCCCGCAAGGTCAGTGGCCAGGCGCCGTACTCGTCGGACTTCAGCGCACCCGGGCAGGCACACGCCGCCCTGGTGCAGAGCACCATCGCGGCGGGACGGATCACCGCGATCGACACCGCCGCCGCCGAATCGGCGCCCGGCGTCGTGAAGGTGTTCACCCACTTGAACGTGCCCGCGCTGGTGCGGGGACCGATGACCCCGCTGGGGACGTCACCGCCGGCACCGTTGCAGGACGACCGCGTGCTGCACCACGGGCAGCACGTCGCGCTCGCGGTCGCGGAGACCCGGGAACAGGCGACCGCCGCGACCGCGCTGGTACGGGTCGAGTACGCGGCCGAAAAACCGATCCTCGACCCGGACGATCCGCGCGCGGTCACCGTCGACAACCCCTGGGGCCTGGACCACGAGCGCGGAGACCTCGATGCGGGTCTGGCCGCAGCGCACGTGACAGTGGAGACCGAGTACACGACGTCGGACAACACGAACAACCCGCTCGGCCTGTTCGCCACTCTCGCCGAATGGGACGGCGACCGGCTCACGGTGCACGATTCGACGCAGTGGCCGTCGATGGTGCGCGAGACGCTCGCGGCGGTCTTCGGCGTGCCGGAAGAGTCGGTGCGGGTGCTCAGCCCCTTCGTGGGTGGCGGGTTCGGCGCCGGGCTGCGGGCGTGGCCACACGTGATCCTCGCCGTGCTGGCGGCCCGCGAACTGGGCCGTCCGGTGAAGCTCGTGCTGACGCGGCCGCAGATGTTCACCTCGGTCGGCCACCGGCCCCGAGGCGCCCAGTGGGTGCGGCTCGGCGCGAGCGCCGACGGCCGGCTGCTGGCGCTCGAGCACCGCAGCCGTTCCCTGCTGGCAGCCGAGGACGACGACTACGAACCGTTCGCGGCCGGATCGGCCGTTGCCTACGCCTGCCCGAACGTGCGGACCACGGACCAGCAGGTGCGGGCGAACCTGCCGGCCCCGGTCTCGATGCGGGCACCGGCCGAGGCGCAGGGGAACTTCGCGCTCGAATCGGCGATGGACGAGCTGGCGGTGGCACTGCGCATGGACCCCGTGGACCTGCGGCTGCGCAACTACGCCGAGGTGCACCCCGGGCTCGACCTGCCGTGGTCCGAGAAATCGCTGCGCGACTGCTACACCGTGGGCGCCGAGCGGTTCGGGTGGTCCCGGCGCGCCGCCGAGCCCCGGTCCTCGCGCGACGGGCACTGGCTGGTCGGGCAAGGCATGGCCGGCGTCAGTTATCCCTGGTACCAGGCGCCGTGCCGGGCTCGCGCGACCGTCACGGCCGACGAGCGAGCCACCGTCAGCAGCGCGGCGATCGACATCGGCACCGGGACGTACACCGTGATGACCCAGCTGGCGGCCGAACTGCTCGGCCTGCCAGCCGATCGAGTGCGCTTCGACCTCGGCGACACGGACCTGCCGAAAGCACCGCAGGCGGGCGGCTCCGGCCTCACCGGCGCGCTGGGCTCGGCCGTCCACGACGCCTGTGCGCGGCTGCGCGCAGCCGTGCTCGACCTCGTCCGCGACGACGCCGCGTCGCCGCTGCGCGGTCGCGATCCCGCGGACGTGGTCGCGGCGGACGGCCGGATCCACCTTCGCGACGAACCGGGGCGCGGCGAGAGCTACGCCGCGGTGCTGGCCCGCCACGGACTGCCGGAGCTGACCGCCGAGGGGAGCAGCACTCCGGCCGATCCGCGGCGGCTGGGGATGGCCCCCGCGGGCGCGTTCGGCGCCCACTTCGCCGAAGTCCGGGTCGACGAGGATCTGGGCCTGATCCGGGTGACGCGCGTGGTGTCGGTCGTCGACGGTGGCCGGATCCTCAACGAGAAGACGGCCACCAGCCAGATCATCGGCGGCGTCATCGGGGCAATCGGCATGGCGTTGTTCGAGGACACCATCACCGATCCCACGACCGGCCGCATCGCGAACGCGACGTTCGGCGACTACCTGGTCCCCGTGCACGCGGACATCCCCGACATCGACGTGACCTTCGTCGGCGAGCCCGACCGCATGAACCCCATCGGCACCAAGGGAGTCGGCGAGGTCGGACTGGTGGGCGTGGCGGCCGCGGTCGCCAACGCCGTGCACCACGCGACCGGCATCCGCGTGCGGTCCCTGCCGATCACCCTGGACGCACTGCTCTGA
- a CDS encoding LysR family transcriptional regulator, with amino-acid sequence MTPDLRQLRYFVAVAEESSYTRAAERLMISQQSLSQQMTLLERILGVKLLDRDTRGTSLTAVGALFLPEARAVLTRADEAFDVVARAARGEAGSLCLAFLATTTNYLLPPVVRAVRQRLPELRLTTEETSIALLVEGLRKGHYDVAFTRPPLVSGLETRTLVSEPVCAVLPEGHPLADRAELSLAELAGERWVLTPRSSWEPWHEAFDKSFQAAGFVPDVVHRDASVQALLALVTAGVGITRLARSAGSLRRTGVVFVPITGEFVSTEMVWLSGNNSAALRALLDVVTEVAASTDFTQAG; translated from the coding sequence GTGACCCCTGATCTTCGGCAGCTGAGGTATTTCGTCGCTGTCGCGGAGGAGTCCAGCTATACGCGTGCCGCCGAACGGCTCATGATCAGCCAGCAGTCGTTGTCCCAGCAGATGACGCTCCTGGAACGCATTCTCGGCGTGAAGCTCCTCGACCGCGACACCCGGGGCACCAGCCTGACGGCGGTCGGCGCGTTGTTCCTCCCCGAGGCTCGCGCGGTGCTCACCCGGGCCGACGAAGCGTTCGACGTCGTGGCGCGGGCCGCGCGAGGTGAGGCAGGCAGCCTCTGCCTGGCTTTCCTCGCCACCACCACGAACTACCTGCTGCCTCCGGTGGTGCGGGCCGTCCGGCAACGGCTCCCGGAACTCCGGCTGACCACGGAAGAGACGTCGATCGCCCTGCTGGTCGAGGGGCTGCGGAAAGGCCACTACGACGTCGCGTTCACCCGGCCGCCGCTCGTGAGCGGCCTGGAAACCCGGACGCTCGTCAGTGAGCCGGTGTGCGCCGTGCTGCCCGAAGGGCACCCGCTGGCCGATCGCGCCGAGCTGAGCCTCGCCGAACTGGCCGGCGAACGCTGGGTGCTGACCCCGCGCAGTTCCTGGGAACCGTGGCACGAGGCGTTCGACAAATCCTTCCAGGCGGCCGGATTCGTCCCCGATGTGGTCCACCGGGACGCGAGCGTCCAAGCGCTGCTCGCACTCGTCACCGCCGGAGTCGGCATCACGCGGCTCGCCCGATCGGCGGGCAGCCTGCGCCGCACCGGCGTGGTGTTCGTGCCGATCACCGGAGAATTCGTGTCGACCGAGATGGTCTGGTTGTCGGGCAACAACTCCGCGGCGTTGCGAGCGCTGCTGGACGTCGTCACCGAGGTGGCCGCCTCGACCGACTTCACCCAGGCGGGCTGA
- a CDS encoding (2Fe-2S)-binding protein, which produces MTSTPKLHTASRTSAPDATETTTALVVNGEPRVVVADTRVTLLDALRDRLGLTGTKKGCDQGACGACTIHVDGRRVLSCLMLVAQCEGREVTTIEGLARDGRPHPVQDAFVRHDGFQCGYCTPGQIMSAVALLAEGRAGTDEDVREFMSGNLCRCAAYPHIVAAIREVADTGGTDAHL; this is translated from the coding sequence ATGACTTCCACGCCCAAGCTGCACACGGCGTCGCGAACTTCAGCCCCGGACGCCACCGAAACCACCACGGCGCTCGTCGTGAACGGAGAACCGCGGGTGGTGGTCGCCGACACGCGCGTCACCCTGCTCGACGCCCTGCGCGACCGACTGGGTCTCACCGGCACCAAGAAGGGCTGCGACCAGGGCGCGTGCGGTGCGTGCACGATCCACGTCGACGGACGGCGGGTGCTGTCCTGCCTGATGCTGGTGGCGCAGTGCGAAGGCCGCGAAGTGACCACCATCGAAGGACTGGCCCGGGACGGGCGCCCGCACCCGGTGCAGGACGCGTTCGTCCGCCACGACGGGTTCCAGTGCGGCTACTGCACGCCCGGCCAGATCATGTCGGCGGTGGCGCTGCTGGCCGAGGGCCGCGCGGGCACCGACGAGGACGTCCGCGAGTTCATGAGCGGGAACCTCTGCCGCTGCGCCGCGTACCCCCACATCGTGGCCGCGATCCGTGAAGTGGCGGACACCGGAGGCACCGATGCGCACCTTTGA
- a CDS encoding PPOX class F420-dependent oxidoreductase encodes MTKMEENEWKAFIAKGTRTGKLATVRADGGPHIAPVWFLLDGDDLVFTTENVTAKAHDLTRDGRAAMCIDDEIPPYSHAVLWGHTEISEDPGQLRTWATNIAARYMGQERAVEFGERNSVPGMLLVRMHVEHVSAYAAIA; translated from the coding sequence ATGACCAAAATGGAAGAGAACGAGTGGAAGGCGTTCATCGCGAAAGGTACGCGCACCGGCAAGCTGGCCACCGTACGGGCGGACGGCGGCCCCCACATCGCACCCGTGTGGTTCCTCCTCGACGGTGACGACCTCGTCTTCACCACGGAGAACGTGACCGCGAAGGCCCACGACCTCACCCGCGACGGACGCGCCGCGATGTGCATCGACGACGAAATACCCCCGTACTCCCACGCGGTGCTGTGGGGACACACGGAGATTTCCGAGGACCCCGGACAACTGCGCACCTGGGCGACGAACATCGCCGCGCGGTACATGGGCCAGGAGCGCGCCGTCGAGTTCGGCGAACGCAACAGCGTTCCCGGCATGCTGCTCGTGCGGATGCACGTCGAGCACGTCAGCGCATACGCGGCCATCGCCTGA
- a CDS encoding AAA family ATPase: MDGGDRVLLGRHRERATLDRLVEAVRAGRGRALLVVGEPGVGKTALLQYVAAHAGECRVLRTAGVQAEMELPFAGLHQLCVPLLDRLDRLPAPQRQALGIAFGLTEGPAPDRLLVGLAVLGLLAEAGAERPLLCLVDDLQWLDRASTHALAVAARRLFADSVGLVFATRNREPGAVLVGLTELPVPGLPAGDARALLRAALPGPVDERVVEQIVADTGGNPLALLELPRNLPPTELAGGFGLPAGRVLPGGVEPAFRHRVARLPEASRRLLLVAAADPLGDAVLVWDAAARLGVGVDAAVPAVAAGLVEFGARVSFRHPLVRSAIYDGATERQRRRAHRALAECTDPTSDPDRRAWHRARAVTGPDDEVAAELEQSASRAQARGGLPAAAAFLARAVELTRDPARRAERALASARAALDAGAPETALGLLSVAQAGHLGDLHHAKVNLLRAEVAFAVSRGAEAPMLLLKTAQQLESFDARLARDTYLEALSAARFALHLAVGGSVVEVAEAARRAPAAPKPPVPADLLLDGLAARDTGELAAGSHLLKRALRGFCDAADAGADDLRWLWLAGTTAPDLWDYRSWERLATHHVERARAAGALTTLPLAVTSRVAVHVVLGELAEAAPLVGEIDVLAYAIGVGLAPYAAVMLAAWQGRAEETARLVAATRGEVLARGEGAGAQIYAWAEALLGNSLGRYGDVVAATDLVEREPLLVGAGLWMMAERIEATVRNGQPRTAAKALQRLSAHTRVSGTDWALGIEARCRALGTDGTVAEDNYREAIHRLGRTRVRGELARAHLLYGEWLRRGRRRRAAREQLRTAHDLFTEMGMTAFARRAERELLPGGDLPRRRVAGGGQELTAQEAQISWLVREGLSNAEIGTRLFLSPRTVEWHLGKVFGKLGVTSRKQLRALPRPAEPGYAPGTAGVSPGFGSDRPGPP; this comes from the coding sequence GTGGACGGAGGCGATCGGGTGCTGCTGGGCCGGCATCGGGAGCGCGCAACGCTCGACAGGCTGGTCGAAGCCGTGCGAGCGGGGCGGGGTCGCGCACTGCTGGTGGTCGGCGAACCCGGCGTGGGCAAGACGGCGCTGCTGCAGTACGTGGCCGCACACGCCGGCGAGTGCCGGGTGCTACGCACGGCCGGGGTCCAGGCCGAGATGGAGCTGCCGTTCGCGGGCCTGCACCAGCTGTGCGTGCCGCTGCTGGACCGGCTAGATCGCCTTCCGGCCCCGCAGCGTCAGGCGCTGGGCATCGCCTTCGGCCTGACCGAGGGTCCGGCCCCGGACCGGCTCCTCGTCGGGCTCGCCGTGCTGGGGCTGCTGGCGGAGGCCGGTGCCGAGCGCCCGCTGCTGTGCCTCGTCGACGACCTGCAGTGGCTGGATCGCGCTTCGACCCACGCGCTGGCGGTCGCGGCACGCCGGTTGTTCGCGGATTCCGTGGGCCTGGTCTTCGCGACGCGAAACCGGGAGCCGGGCGCCGTGCTGGTCGGGCTCACCGAACTGCCCGTCCCGGGATTGCCGGCCGGCGACGCTCGGGCGCTGCTGCGGGCGGCGCTGCCGGGACCGGTGGACGAGCGCGTGGTGGAGCAGATCGTGGCGGACACCGGGGGGAATCCCCTGGCGTTGCTGGAGCTTCCGCGGAACCTGCCGCCGACCGAGCTGGCCGGCGGGTTCGGGCTGCCGGCCGGCCGGGTGCTGCCGGGCGGGGTCGAGCCAGCGTTCCGCCACCGGGTCGCACGGCTGCCGGAAGCGTCGCGGCGGCTGCTGCTGGTCGCGGCGGCCGACCCGCTCGGCGACGCGGTACTGGTGTGGGACGCCGCCGCACGGCTGGGGGTGGGCGTGGACGCGGCGGTCCCGGCCGTGGCCGCGGGGCTCGTCGAGTTCGGCGCGCGGGTTTCGTTCCGCCATCCGCTCGTGCGCTCGGCGATCTACGACGGCGCCACCGAGCGGCAACGGCGGCGGGCGCACCGGGCGCTGGCCGAGTGCACGGACCCCACGTCCGACCCGGATCGCCGGGCCTGGCACCGCGCCCGGGCCGTCACCGGGCCGGACGACGAGGTTGCGGCCGAGCTGGAACAGTCGGCGAGCCGCGCGCAGGCACGCGGCGGTCTGCCCGCCGCCGCGGCGTTCCTGGCTCGGGCGGTCGAGCTCACCCGCGACCCGGCGAGGCGGGCCGAGCGCGCGCTCGCCTCCGCGCGGGCAGCACTCGACGCGGGCGCCCCCGAAACGGCGCTCGGCCTCTTGTCGGTGGCGCAGGCCGGCCACCTCGGCGACCTGCACCACGCGAAGGTCAACCTGCTCCGGGCGGAGGTGGCGTTCGCGGTCAGCCGCGGCGCGGAGGCGCCGATGCTGCTGTTGAAGACGGCTCAGCAGCTCGAGTCGTTCGACGCGCGCCTGGCCAGGGACACCTACCTGGAAGCCCTGTCCGCGGCGCGGTTCGCGCTCCACCTCGCCGTCGGCGGTTCTGTCGTGGAAGTGGCGGAGGCGGCTCGACGCGCTCCCGCGGCACCGAAACCGCCCGTCCCGGCGGACCTGCTCCTCGACGGCCTGGCCGCTCGTGACACGGGAGAGCTCGCCGCCGGCAGCCACCTGCTGAAGCGCGCACTGCGCGGGTTCTGCGACGCCGCCGACGCCGGCGCGGACGACTTGCGCTGGCTCTGGCTGGCCGGCACGACGGCGCCCGATCTGTGGGACTACCGGAGCTGGGAGCGGCTCGCGACGCACCACGTCGAGCGAGCTCGCGCGGCCGGGGCGCTCACCACGCTGCCCTTGGCCGTGACCTCGCGGGTGGCGGTGCACGTGGTCCTGGGCGAGCTGGCCGAGGCGGCCCCGCTGGTGGGCGAGATCGACGTCCTCGCCTACGCGATCGGAGTCGGGCTCGCGCCTTACGCAGCGGTCATGCTGGCCGCCTGGCAGGGCCGGGCGGAGGAGACCGCGCGGCTGGTCGCCGCCACCCGCGGTGAAGTGCTGGCCCGGGGGGAAGGCGCCGGAGCACAGATTTACGCCTGGGCGGAGGCGCTGCTGGGCAACAGCCTGGGCCGCTATGGCGACGTGGTGGCCGCGACCGACCTCGTCGAGCGCGAGCCACTGCTGGTCGGCGCCGGTCTGTGGATGATGGCCGAACGCATCGAAGCGACAGTCCGAAATGGACAGCCGCGGACGGCCGCCAAGGCGTTGCAGCGGCTGTCCGCGCACACCCGGGTCAGCGGCACGGATTGGGCGCTCGGCATCGAGGCGCGGTGCCGGGCCCTGGGCACCGACGGCACGGTCGCGGAGGACAACTACCGGGAGGCGATCCACCGCCTCGGCCGGACGCGGGTGCGCGGCGAACTGGCGCGAGCCCACCTGCTGTACGGCGAGTGGCTGCGGCGCGGCCGGCGGCGACGCGCGGCGCGCGAACAGTTGCGCACCGCGCACGACCTGTTCACGGAGATGGGGATGACCGCGTTCGCCCGCCGGGCGGAGCGTGAGCTGCTCCCCGGTGGGGACCTGCCGCGCCGGCGCGTCGCCGGAGGAGGTCAGGAGCTCACCGCGCAGGAGGCACAGATCTCCTGGCTGGTGCGCGAAGGCCTGTCGAACGCCGAGATCGGGACGCGGTTGTTCCTCAGCCCGCGCACGGTGGAATGGCACCTGGGCAAGGTGTTCGGCAAACTCGGCGTCACGTCGCGCAAGCAACTGCGCGCCTTGCCGCGGCCGGCGGAACCCGGGTACGCCCCAGGGACGGCCGGGGTGTCACCCGGGTTCGGGTCCGACCGGCCCGGTCCACCGTGA
- a CDS encoding MFS transporter: protein MVTGTEGKTGRWWPTAAVGAGVIALCYGFARYAYGLFVPRFSETFGLTTVAVGVLGGLSTAGYGLGLLGSPRTSAWSARGTVLLAGAAATAGLALMAVAPNVAVFGAGIVIAGGSAGLVSPGVAQLIGETAGRRVRARAQTWANTGTGLGLAASAFTPLLLLGWPAIWAAFAVLGAALTLIAWRTLPRTDPAEVVTGSAHGVLPLVLNSVLIGVTSAPYWTFSSSRLTESGLSPVAATWCWFTIGVAGLLGGSAGRVAERVGLRAANLATWTLAAAGIAVLALPDPGLPGALVSGALFGCTYMALTGLCILWASRVFPTRPARGVTWSFLGLGIGQTAASPLAGATASAIGLAAVFGLTGLVALIAWSQVHPRAAPPEHRGVRRLRR from the coding sequence ATGGTGACCGGGACGGAGGGCAAGACCGGCCGGTGGTGGCCCACCGCCGCGGTCGGCGCGGGGGTGATCGCCCTGTGCTACGGGTTCGCGCGCTACGCCTACGGGCTCTTCGTACCGCGGTTCAGCGAGACGTTCGGGCTCACGACCGTCGCCGTCGGGGTGCTCGGTGGCCTGTCCACCGCGGGCTACGGCCTCGGACTGCTCGGGTCACCGAGAACGTCGGCGTGGTCCGCGCGCGGCACCGTGCTGCTGGCCGGAGCCGCGGCCACCGCGGGGCTCGCGCTCATGGCCGTGGCGCCGAACGTCGCGGTGTTCGGCGCCGGGATCGTCATCGCCGGCGGCAGTGCCGGTCTCGTGTCGCCCGGTGTCGCCCAGCTCATCGGCGAGACCGCCGGCCGGCGCGTCCGTGCCCGGGCGCAGACCTGGGCCAACACCGGCACCGGGCTCGGACTCGCGGCATCGGCGTTCACTCCCCTGCTCCTCTTGGGCTGGCCCGCGATCTGGGCGGCGTTCGCCGTGCTCGGCGCGGCGCTGACGCTGATCGCCTGGCGGACCCTGCCGCGAACCGACCCCGCCGAAGTGGTCACCGGCTCGGCTCACGGCGTGCTGCCGCTGGTGCTCAACTCCGTCCTCATCGGAGTGACGAGCGCGCCCTACTGGACGTTTTCGAGCTCCCGGCTCACCGAATCCGGCCTGAGCCCGGTTGCCGCGACCTGGTGCTGGTTCACCATCGGCGTCGCCGGGCTGCTCGGCGGCTCGGCGGGCCGGGTCGCCGAACGCGTCGGGCTGCGAGCCGCCAACCTCGCCACGTGGACCCTCGCCGCGGCCGGCATCGCCGTTCTCGCCCTGCCCGATCCCGGGCTTCCCGGAGCACTGGTGTCCGGCGCGCTCTTCGGGTGCACGTACATGGCGCTGACCGGGCTGTGCATCCTGTGGGCCTCCCGCGTCTTCCCCACGCGACCCGCCCGCGGCGTCACGTGGTCCTTCCTCGGCCTCGGCATCGGCCAGACGGCTGCCTCCCCTCTGGCCGGCGCCACGGCCTCCGCGATCGGCCTCGCCGCGGTGTTCGGTTTGACCGGCCTGGTGGCGCTGATCGCGTGGAGTCAAGTCCATCCCCGCGCCGCACCGCCCGAGCACCGCGGTGTCAGACGACTCCGGCGGTGA
- a CDS encoding xanthine dehydrogenase family protein subunit M, translating into MRTFEYVRASGVADALAAAQHAGSAYLAGGTTQLDLMKDGVLAPERLVDITRLPLRGIVRTGQALYVGALTTMEELAADPIVVRRLPVVREALLLGASVQLRNAATVGGNLLQRTRCRYFRDPAVTACNKRAPGSGCAAVTGPARMHAILGVSERCIALHASDLAVALVALDASVHVEATGGARSVPFTEFYTEAGTAPETENVLAPGELITAVEIPLLPETARSGYLKVRDRVSYEFALVSVAAALEVEDEVVRTARIGLGGVGSKPWRSTAAEDALRGSPASVEKFREAAAAAVSGAWTVPGTAFKVELAQRALVRQLLTVSESSP; encoded by the coding sequence ATGCGCACCTTTGAGTACGTCCGGGCGTCCGGCGTCGCCGACGCACTCGCGGCCGCGCAGCACGCCGGCTCTGCCTACCTCGCCGGCGGCACCACCCAGCTCGACCTGATGAAGGACGGCGTCCTCGCGCCCGAGCGGCTGGTCGACATCACCCGGTTGCCGCTGCGCGGGATCGTGCGCACCGGCCAGGCGCTGTACGTCGGCGCGCTGACCACGATGGAGGAGCTGGCAGCGGACCCGATTGTCGTCCGGCGGCTGCCCGTGGTGCGCGAAGCGCTCCTGCTCGGAGCCTCCGTGCAGCTGCGCAACGCGGCCACGGTCGGGGGCAACCTGTTGCAGCGCACGCGGTGCCGGTACTTCCGCGACCCGGCGGTCACCGCTTGCAACAAGCGGGCGCCGGGCTCCGGCTGCGCCGCCGTCACCGGACCCGCCCGGATGCACGCCATCCTCGGCGTGAGCGAGCGGTGCATCGCCCTGCACGCGTCCGACCTCGCCGTCGCCCTCGTGGCGCTGGACGCCTCGGTGCACGTCGAGGCCACCGGGGGCGCGCGCAGCGTGCCGTTCACGGAGTTCTACACCGAGGCGGGCACGGCACCGGAGACCGAAAACGTGCTGGCGCCCGGAGAACTGATCACCGCCGTCGAAATCCCGCTCCTGCCGGAGACCGCGCGCTCGGGCTACCTGAAAGTACGCGATCGGGTGTCGTACGAATTCGCGCTCGTCTCGGTGGCGGCCGCACTCGAGGTCGAGGACGAGGTCGTGCGCACCGCGCGGATCGGACTGGGTGGTGTGGGCTCGAAACCGTGGCGGTCCACAGCGGCCGAGGACGCGCTGCGCGGCTCACCGGCGAGCGTCGAAAAGTTCCGCGAGGCCGCGGCGGCCGCGGTCAGCGGGGCGTGGACCGTGCCGGGCACCGCGTTCAAAGTCGAGCTGGCCCAGCGAGCGCTGGTCCGGCAGCTCCTGACGGTTTCGGAGAGTTCCCCATGA